A single genomic interval of Juglans regia cultivar Chandler chromosome 1, Walnut 2.0, whole genome shotgun sequence harbors:
- the LOC108995973 gene encoding patellin-4-like yields the protein MAEKKETRHNENEHEKAQNGNDHAEENGSGNNDHDDQTKNLNTHIRQETDQEDESAYAAEMKSKKKNELLQFRLKVEDAIIGNYLLGKPVRNPSATQANSKTKEQPRDITIWGVPLLPSKGHAGTDVVLLKFLRARDFKVQDAFEMLRKTLRWRKEFKIDGILEEKLGSDLENITYFKSRDREGHPLCYVMYGALQDKELCKKAFGTEEKCRKFLRWNMKNVEKGIKKLSFSDGGRADSILYIVDLKNFQGPGMEEVRSVNKKFMMLIADYYPEIIHKFIVINVPFWYYASHLLLLRSMGRRDKKNFIFASTARVPKTLLKFIAPENLPVEYGGLKRENDEDFTPAEKASELIIRGTSITHIELPVTEAGVTMVWDVTVVRGDVSYKEEFIPNDEGSYNILVQNRKKMGETVRNSFYISEPGRIVITIDNDTFKKKRVFYRSKTKPTNIPSYVRLLE from the exons ATGGCGGAGAAGAAAGAGACAAGGCACAATGAGAATGAGCATGAGAAAGCCCAAAATGGAAATGATCATGCTGAAGAAAATGGAAGTGGGAataatgatcatgatgatcagacCAAAAATTTGAACACCCACATACGCCAAGAAACTGATCAAGAAGATGAAAGCGCTTATGCTGCTGAAATGAAGagcaagaagaagaatgagTTACTGCAGTTCCGTCTCAAGGTCGAGGACGCGATTATTGGGAATTATCTTCTTGGCAAACCGGTCAGGAATCCTTCAGCTACGCAAGCAAACTCGAAGACAAAAGAACAGCCAAGAGATATTACCATTTGGGGTGTGCCTTTATTGCCAAGTAAAGGTCATGCAGGGACCGATGTTGTGCTCTTGAAATTCTTGAGAGCCAGAGATTTCAAGGTTCAGGACGCTTTTGAGATGCTCCGTAAGACGCTTCGATGGCGGAAGGAATTCAAGATTGATGGAATACTTGAAGAGAAGTTGGGTTCTGACCTCGAAAATATTACTTACTTCAAAAGTAGAGACAGGGAGGGCCACCCTTTGTGTTACGTTATGTATGGAGCTCTCCAGGACAAGGAATTGTGCAAGAAAGCGTTTGGGACGGAAGAGAAGTGCAGGAAGTTTCTGAGGTGGAACATGAAAAACGTGGAGAAGGGAATCAAGAAGCTGTCCTTCAGCGATGGAGGCCGTGCGGACTCCATTTTGTATATCGTAGATTTAAAGAATTTTCAAGGACCAGGAATGGAAGAGGTTCGTTCTGttaacaagaaattcatgatgctGATTGCAGACTATTATCCTGAGATCATTCACAAATTT ATTGTTATAAACGTACCATTTTGGTACTATGCATCCCATTTGCTGCTTTTACGGTCCATGGGTCGGAGAGACAAGAAAAATTTCATCTTTGCAAGTACAGCAAGAGTTCCAAAGACCCTTCTCAA gttTATAGCCCCAGAAAATCTTCCAGTCGAATATGGTGGCCTCAAGAGAGAGAACGATGAGGACTTCACTCCTGCAGAGAAGGCTTCAGAGCTTATAATTAGAGGAACTTCAATTACGCATATCGAGTTACCAGTCACTGAG GCCGGGGTGACAATGGTGTGGGATGTGACTGTAGTCAGAGGGGATGTGTCCTACAAGGAGGAATTCATTCCAAACGATGAAGGCTCGTACaatatcttggtccaaaatcGAAAGAAAATGGGAGAGACTGTTAGAAACTCCTTCTACATCAGTGAACCTGGCAGAATAGTGATAACCATTGACAATGACACCTTCAAGAAGAAGAGAGTCTTCTACAGATCTAAAACCAAACCCACGAATATCCCTAGCTATGTACGACTTCTCGAGTAG
- the LOC108996042 gene encoding 11S globulin seed storage protein Jug r 4 — MAKPILLSIYLFLIVALFNGCLAQSGGRQQQQFGQCQLNRLDALEPTNRIEAEAGVIESWDPNNQQFQCAGVAVVRRTIEPNGLLLPQYSNAPQLVYIARGRGITGVLFPGCPETFEESQRQSQQGQSREFQQDRHQKIRHFREGDIIAFPAGVAHWSYNDGSNPVVAISLLDTNNNANQLDQNPRNFYLAGNPDDEFRPQGQQEYEQHRRQQQRQQRPGEHGQQQRGLGNNVFSGFDADFLADAFNVDTETARRLQSENDHRRSIVRVEGRQLQVIRPRWSREEQEREERKERERERESESERRQSRRGGRDDNGLEETICTLRLRENIGDPSRADIYTEEAGRISTVNSHTLPVLRWLQLSAERGALYSDALYVPHWNLNAHSVVYALRGRAEVQVVDNFGQTVFDDELREGQLLTIPQNFAVVKRARNEGFEWVSFKTNENAMVSPLAGRTSAIRALPEEVLATAFQIPREDARRLKFNRQESTLVRSRPSRSRSSRSERRAEV, encoded by the exons ATGGCCAAGCCCATCTTGCTATCCATTTATCTGTTCCTTATTGTGGCGCTCTTCAATGGTTGCCTTGCTCAAAGTGGCGGGCGGCAACAACAACAATTTGGCCAGTGCCAGCTCAATAGGCTCGATGCCCTTGAACCTACAAACCGCATTGAGGCCGAAGCCGGTGTTATCGAGTCCTGGGACCCGAACAACCAGCAGTTCCAGTGCGCTGGGGTTGCCGTCGTTCGTCGTACCATTGAGCCCAATGGCCTTCTCTTGCCTCAATACAGCAATGCTCCTCAGCTCGTCTACATTGCCAGAG GTAGGGGTATCACCGGGGTTCTATTTCCCGGCTGTCCCGAAACATTCGAAGAATCTCAACGACAATCTCAACAAGGACAGAGTCGCGAGTTCCAACAAGACCGGCACCAGAAGATTCGACACTTCCGAGAGGGCGACATAATCGCATTCCCGGCAGGAGTAGCCCATTGGAGCTATAACGACGGCAGTAACCCAGTAGTTGCAATCTCTCTCCTTGACACCAACAACAATGCCAATCAGCTTGACCAGAACCCCAGA AATTTCTACCTCGCTGGGAACCCCGACGACGAATTTCGGCCACAAGGTCAGCAGGAATATGAGCAGCACCGCCGCCAGCAACAACGTCAACAACGCCCTGGCGAGCACGGCCAGCAACAGAGGGGCTTAGGCAACAACGTGTTCAGTGGCTTCGATGCTGATTTTTTGGCGGACGCTTTCAACGTGGATACTGAAACGGCCAGAAGACTTCAGAGCGAGAATGATCACAGGAGGAGCATAGTGAGAGTGGAAGGCCGTCAGCTTCAAGTGATCAGGCCACGATGGTCACGTGAGGAACAGGAGCGCgaggagaggaaagagagagagcgagagcgagaGTCGGAAAGCGAGCGCCGCCAGAGCCGACGTGGCGGACGTGATGATAATGGGCTGGAGGAGACTATCTGCACCTTGAGGTTGAGGGAGAACATCGGCGATCCTTCACGCGCCGACATTTACACTGAAGAAGCCGGTCGCATCAGCACAGTCAACAGCCACACCCTCCCAGTCCTGCGCTGGCTGCAACTCAGCGCCGAGAGGGGAGCTCTGTATAGT GATGCTCTGTATGTTCCACACTGGAACCTGAACGCCCACAGTGTGGTGTATGCTTTAAGGGGTCGTGCCGAGGTTCAGGTGGTGGACAACTTTGGTCAGACAGTGTTCGACGATGAGCTTAGAGAGGGTCAGCTCCTAACCATTCCACAGAACTTTGCGGTTGTGAAAAGGGCTCGCAATGAGGGCTTCGAGTGGGTTTCATTCAAGACAAATGAGAATGCCATGGTTAGTCCGCTTGCTGGCCGAACCTCGGCTATCAGGGCATTGCCGGAGGAAGTGCTTGCCACTGCTTTCCAAATTCCGAGAGAGGATGCTAGGAGGCTTAAATTTAACAGGCAGGAGTCCACCTTGGTTCGTTCAAGGCCGTCAAGGTCAAGGTCGTCAAGGTCTGAGAGGAGGGCTGAAGTTTAA
- the LOC108996041 gene encoding 11S globulin-like, with translation MITMAKPILLSISLCLVVLVNGCLAQSGGRQQPRFGECKLKRLVALEPSNRIEAEAGVIESWDPNNQQFQCAGVAVVRRTIEPNGLLLPQYSNAPQLLYIVKGRGITGVLFPGCPETFEESQQGQSRIRPSLRSASFQRDRHQKIRHFREGDVIAFPAGVAHWCYNDGDTPVVTVALMDTTNNANQLDQNPRNFYLAGNPDDEFRQEGQQEYEQHRRQQQHQQRHGEPGQQQRGSSNNVFSGFDAEFLADAFNVDTETARRLQSNHDQRRGIVRVEGNLQVIRPRWSREEQELEDRRERQRELEWERERRQSRRTGGRFDNGLEETVCTLRLRENIGDPSRADIYTEQAGRISTVNSQNLPILRWLQLSAERGALYSDALYVPHWNLNAHSVVYAIRGRAEIQVVDHLGQTVFDDDLREGQLLTIPQNFGVVKRATGEGFEWVSFKTNENAMISPLAGRTSAIRAIPEEVLANAFQIPREDARRLKFSRQETFLARSRSRSSTDIRRVVEA, from the exons ATGATCACCATGGCGAAGCCCATCCTGCTATCAATTTCTCTATGCCTTGTTGTGCTCGTCAATGGTTGCCTTGCTCAAAGTGGCGGGCGGCAACAACCACGATTTGGCGAGTGCAAACTCAAGAGGCTGGTAGCCCTTGAACCCAGTAATCGAATTGAGGCTGAGGCCGGTGTGATCGAGTCCTGGGACCCCAACAACCAGCAATTCCAGTGCGCTGGGGTTGCCGTTGTTCGACGTACCATTGAGCCCAATGGTCTTCTCTTGCCCCAATACAGCAATGCTCCTCAACTCTTGTACATTGTCAAAG GTAGGGGTATCACTGGGGTTCTATTTCCTGGTTGTCCTGAAACATTTGAAGAATCTCAACAAGGACAGAGCCGGATCCGACCCAGCTTGAGATCAGCCAGCTTCCAAAGAGACCGACACCAGAAGATTCGCCATTTCCGAGAGGGCGACGTAATCGCATTCCCGGCCGGAGTAGCCCATTGGTGCTACAATGATGGAGATACCCCAGTAGTTACAGTCGCTCTAATGGACACCACCAACAATGCCAACCAGCTTGACCAGAACCCGAGA AATTTCTACCTCGCTGGGAACCCCGACGACGAATTTCGGCAAGAAGGGCAGCAGGAATACGAGCAGCACCGCCGTCAGCAACAACATCAACAACGCCATGGTGAGCCAGGCCAGCAACAGAGGGGCTCAAGCAACAATGTCTTCAGTGGCTTCGATGCAGAGTTTTTGGCAGACGCTTTCAACGTGGATACTGAGACGGCCAGAAGGCTTCAAAGCAACCATGACCAAAGGAGGGGCATAGTGAGAGTGGAAGGCAATCTTCAAGTGATCAGGCCCCGATGGTCACGGGAGGAGCAGGAGCTCGAGGATAGGCGAGAAAGGCAACGAGAGCTAGAGTGGGAACGCGAGCGCCGCCAGAGTCGACGTACTGGTGGACGTTTCGATAATGGGCTGGAGGAGACTGTCTGCACCTTGAGGTTGAGGGAGAACATCGGCGACCCTTCACGCGCAGACATTTACACCGAACAAGCCGGTCGCATCAGCACTGTCAACAGCCAAAACCTTCCAATCCTGCGCTGGCTGCAACTCAGTGCCGAGAGGGGAGCTCTCTACAGT GATGCTCTGTATGTTCCACACTGGAACCTGAACGCCCACAGCGTGGTCTACGCGATAAGGGGTCGTGCCGAAATTCAGGTGGTGGACCACTTAGGCCAGACAGTGTTCGATGATGACCTTAGAGAGGGTCAGCTCTTGACCATTCCACAGAACTTCGGGGTTGTGAAAAGGGCAACGGGCGAGGGTTTCGAGTGGGTTTCGTTCAAGACAAATGAGAATGCGATGATTAGTCCCCTTGCAGGCAGAACTTCAGCTATCAGGGCCATACCGGAGGAAGTGCTGGCCAACGCCTTCCAAATTCCGAGAGAGGATGCAAGGAGGCTCAAATTTTCCAGGCAGGAGACCTTTCTGGCTCGTTCAAGGTCAAGGTCTTCGACTGACATCAGGAGGGTGGTGGAAGcttaa